The following are from one region of the Deinococcus budaensis genome:
- a CDS encoding TatD family hydrolase yields MIDTHCHLDFLDDPASARDELGLTGMVCIGASPEHARNAVALAETFPDVWATVGLHPTSSGEDSPDARTDLEALALHPRVVGIGESGLDDYWDDTRRAAQLSAFEWQLDLAARVGKPLVIHVRDKAGQDSAHRGVMDVLAAWPDLPVILHCFSGHPGLRRCGVERGAYFGFAGNTTYKNAREIQEAARTVPLSQLLLETDAPFLAPVPRRGKPNRPGYVRHTLEFVAALRGLEAGELERVTDENARRVYRLPGG; encoded by the coding sequence ATGATCGACACCCACTGCCACCTCGATTTTCTGGACGACCCGGCCTCGGCGCGGGACGAACTCGGCCTCACGGGGATGGTCTGCATCGGCGCCAGCCCCGAGCACGCGCGCAACGCGGTGGCGCTGGCCGAGACGTTCCCGGACGTGTGGGCGACCGTGGGCCTGCACCCGACGAGCAGCGGGGAGGACAGCCCGGACGCCCGCACCGACCTCGAAGCCCTGGCGCTGCATCCCCGGGTGGTCGGCATCGGGGAGAGCGGGCTGGACGACTACTGGGACGACACCCGGCGGGCCGCGCAGCTTTCCGCCTTCGAGTGGCAACTCGACCTCGCCGCGCGGGTGGGCAAGCCGCTGGTGATTCACGTGCGCGACAAGGCCGGACAGGACTCGGCGCACCGGGGCGTGATGGACGTGCTGGCCGCCTGGCCGGACCTTCCCGTCATCCTGCACTGCTTTTCGGGGCATCCGGGGCTGCGGCGCTGCGGCGTCGAACGCGGCGCGTATTTCGGCTTTGCGGGCAACACGACCTACAAGAACGCCCGCGAGATTCAGGAGGCGGCCCGCACGGTGCCGCTGAGTCAGCTGCTGCTGGAAACCGACGCGCCCTTTCTGGCCCCGGTGCCCAGACGCGGCAAGCCCAACCGCCCCGGCTACGTGCGCCACACGCTGGAGTTCGTCGCCGCGCTGCGCGGGCTGGAGGCGGGCGAGCTGGAGCGCGTGACCGACGAGAACGCCCGGCGCGTGTACCGTCTCCCCGGCGGGTAG
- a CDS encoding GNAT family N-acetyltransferase — MELKVVGREHLPGVMALCGAEGYGSYTEDAGMTWRALTNPGVTTLVAVQGDRVLGVAQMLGDGVIQAFLVLLVVHPEARGRGLGRRLVEETFARAGGKRVDLLAEEGAEAFYSRFAHRRKPGFRLYPGLPS, encoded by the coding sequence ATGGAGCTGAAGGTCGTCGGTCGTGAACATCTGCCCGGCGTCATGGCCCTGTGCGGGGCGGAAGGATACGGGTCGTACACGGAAGATGCCGGGATGACCTGGCGGGCGCTCACCAATCCCGGAGTCACCACCCTCGTCGCTGTACAGGGGGACCGGGTGCTCGGCGTGGCGCAGATGCTGGGCGACGGGGTGATTCAGGCCTTCCTCGTGCTGCTGGTCGTCCACCCGGAGGCGCGGGGAAGGGGCCTGGGGCGGCGACTCGTCGAGGAAACCTTCGCGCGGGCGGGGGGCAAGCGGGTGGACCTGCTCGCCGAGGAGGGTGCGGAGGCGTTTTACTCGCGGTTCGCGCACCGCCGTAAACCCGGATTCCGGCTGTATCCGGGGCTGCCCTCCTGA
- a CDS encoding acyl-CoA dehydrogenase family protein: MIDEFAVFDLLSPDERLIRESVRGFCDAELLPKIADWWDRGELPVREVMRQFGQMGLLGPTTPEAYGGAGTSYSAYGAMMYELERVDSGLRSAASVQGSLVMFPIHEYGSEEQKQKYLPGLASGELIGCFGLTEPDGGSDPGAMRTRARRDGDGYVLNGNKMWITNSPEADLAVVWAKDEEGVVRGFVVPTDAPGFSAPKIERKMSLRASVTGEIVLEDCRIPAANLLPGSGGLRSPLSCLTSARFGIAWGALGALEAVLAAALEYTGSRTTFGKPIASRQLVQDKLVRMATDHSAGLLLAWRLGQLKDAGRMNFAQVSLAKRNNVRVALTGARLARELLGGNGITTEYPVIRHMLNLETVDTYEGTHDIHTLIVGRHLTGVGALE; the protein is encoded by the coding sequence ATGATCGACGAATTCGCCGTCTTCGACCTGCTCTCGCCCGACGAGAGACTCATCCGCGAGAGCGTGCGCGGCTTTTGCGACGCGGAACTGCTGCCCAAGATCGCCGACTGGTGGGACCGGGGCGAGCTGCCCGTGCGCGAGGTGATGCGGCAGTTCGGGCAGATGGGCCTGCTCGGCCCCACCACCCCGGAGGCCTACGGCGGCGCAGGCACGTCCTACAGCGCCTACGGGGCGATGATGTACGAGCTGGAGCGGGTGGACAGCGGCCTGCGGTCGGCCGCCAGCGTGCAGGGCAGCCTGGTGATGTTCCCCATCCACGAGTACGGCTCCGAGGAGCAAAAGCAGAAGTACCTGCCCGGCCTGGCGTCCGGCGAACTGATCGGCTGCTTCGGCCTCACCGAACCCGACGGCGGCTCGGACCCCGGCGCCATGCGGACCCGCGCCCGCCGGGACGGCGACGGGTACGTCCTGAACGGCAACAAGATGTGGATCACCAACAGCCCGGAAGCCGACCTCGCGGTGGTGTGGGCCAAGGACGAGGAAGGCGTGGTGCGCGGCTTTGTCGTGCCCACCGACGCGCCCGGCTTCAGCGCGCCCAAGATCGAGCGCAAGATGAGCCTGCGCGCCTCGGTGACGGGCGAGATCGTGCTGGAGGACTGCCGCATTCCGGCCGCCAACCTGCTGCCGGGGTCGGGGGGGCTGCGGTCGCCGCTCTCGTGCCTCACCTCGGCCCGCTTCGGGATCGCCTGGGGCGCGCTGGGGGCGCTGGAGGCGGTATTGGCGGCGGCGCTGGAGTACACCGGCAGCCGCACGACCTTCGGCAAACCCATCGCCTCGCGCCAGCTGGTGCAGGACAAGCTGGTCCGCATGGCGACCGACCACTCGGCGGGGCTGCTGCTGGCGTGGCGGCTCGGGCAGCTCAAGGACGCGGGCCGCATGAACTTCGCGCAGGTCAGCCTCGCCAAGCGCAACAACGTCCGCGTCGCGCTGACGGGCGCGCGGCTGGCCCGCGAGCTGCTGGGCGGCAACGGCATCACCACCGAGTACCCGGTGATCCGCCACATGCTCAACCTGGAGACCGTGGACACCTACGAGGGCACCCACGACATCCACACCCTGATCGTCGGGCGGCACCTGACCGGGGTGGGCGCGCTGGAATGA
- a CDS encoding MOSC domain-containing protein: MTGVVEAVSLSPVHSFSKYLQPEVRLLAGLGVAGDAHAGGTVQHRSRVAQNPEQPNLRQVHLLHAELLEELARQGFTVRPGDLGENVLTRGVDLLSLPRGTRLHLGGEAVVEVTGLRNPCAQIGAFQPGLLAAVLGRDEHGGLIRKAGVMGVVRAGGVVRPGDRVRVELPPEPHAALERV; this comes from the coding sequence ATGACCGGGGTCGTGGAGGCGGTCAGCCTCAGCCCGGTCCACAGCTTCAGCAAATACCTTCAGCCCGAGGTGCGGCTCCTCGCGGGGCTGGGCGTGGCGGGCGACGCGCACGCGGGCGGGACCGTCCAACACCGCTCGCGGGTGGCGCAGAACCCGGAGCAGCCCAACCTGCGGCAAGTCCACCTCCTGCACGCCGAGCTGCTGGAGGAACTGGCCCGGCAGGGCTTCACGGTGCGCCCCGGCGACCTGGGCGAAAATGTGCTGACGCGCGGCGTGGACCTGCTGAGCCTGCCCAGGGGCACCCGCCTGCATCTGGGCGGGGAGGCGGTGGTGGAGGTCACGGGCCTGCGCAATCCCTGCGCGCAGATCGGCGCCTTCCAGCCCGGATTGCTCGCGGCGGTGCTGGGGCGGGACGAGCACGGCGGGTTGATTCGCAAGGCGGGTGTGATGGGGGTCGTGCGGGCGGGGGGCGTGGTCCGGCCGGGTGACCGGGTGCGCGTGGAGTTGCCGCCGGAGCCGCACGCGGCGCTGGAGCGGGTCTAG
- a CDS encoding LptA/OstA family protein, whose protein sequence is MNRMKLPLLTLALAATTVLAQGTSEKRIINIQGAPRGDLRTGPLTFSGNPVKATVSSLQIQAAQATLAAPPGTPLTTAKGKRTASFKDNVLVTRGRLTAKGGQLAYNEATGQGVMSAGPTATFVPEDKSSGDTVNISATQMSLDVDNNVSTSTGNVRLTNGNQSGRADRLIFDEDRELAQLTGNPTLTRAAKGNQKELTITAQEVRARTAANTLYVRGGVRLVQGTLTTTGNAVYYDDKKNVAYVVGNAVSVDSKSKVTVRAPASGYLEQRTDLARVRALNSAYQIPTEQFKLRTE, encoded by the coding sequence ATGAACCGAATGAAACTTCCCCTGCTGACCCTGGCGCTGGCCGCCACCACCGTCCTCGCCCAGGGCACCAGCGAGAAACGCATCATCAATATCCAGGGGGCGCCGCGCGGCGACCTGCGCACCGGGCCGCTGACCTTCAGCGGCAACCCCGTCAAGGCCACCGTGAGCAGCCTCCAGATTCAGGCTGCGCAGGCGACCCTGGCCGCGCCCCCCGGAACGCCCCTCACGACCGCCAAGGGCAAGCGCACCGCCAGCTTCAAAGACAACGTGCTGGTCACGCGCGGGCGCCTGACGGCCAAGGGCGGGCAGCTCGCCTACAACGAGGCGACCGGGCAGGGCGTGATGAGCGCTGGCCCCACCGCGACCTTCGTGCCCGAGGACAAGAGTAGCGGCGACACCGTCAACATCAGCGCCACTCAGATGAGCCTGGACGTGGACAACAACGTGTCCACCTCCACCGGGAACGTGCGCCTGACCAACGGCAACCAGAGCGGCCGGGCCGACCGGCTGATTTTCGACGAGGACCGCGAACTCGCCCAGCTCACCGGCAACCCCACCCTGACCCGCGCGGCCAAGGGCAACCAGAAGGAACTCACCATCACCGCGCAGGAGGTCCGCGCCCGCACGGCGGCCAACACGCTGTATGTGCGCGGCGGCGTGCGGCTGGTGCAGGGCACCCTGACGACCACCGGCAACGCCGTGTACTACGACGACAAGAAGAACGTCGCCTACGTGGTCGGCAACGCGGTCAGCGTGGACTCCAAGAGCAAGGTGACGGTTCGGGCGCCCGCCAGCGGGTACCTGGAGCAGCGCACCGATCTGGCGCGCGTGCGTGCCCTGAACAGCGCCTACCAGATTCCCACCGAGCAGTTCAAGCTGCGGACCGAATAG